A region of Notolabrus celidotus isolate fNotCel1 chromosome 4, fNotCel1.pri, whole genome shotgun sequence DNA encodes the following proteins:
- the zbtb18 gene encoding zinc finger and BTB domain-containing protein 18 isoform X2 encodes MEFPDHSRHLLQCLSEQRHQGFLCDSTVLVGDAQFRAHRAVLASCSMYFHLFYKDQLDKRDVVHLNSDIVTAPAFSLLLEFMYEGKLQFQDLPVEDVLAAASYLHMYDIVKVCKKRLKQKATHEADSTRREEDGGSSCSDKADSLSDGSPGRPATADLLHSDEDEEAKAEGGQLWLRLPSADRPGTPAMATSSPGHGDAEIQGGERLSEGGKLLSPAGSPTSSTGSHSQRSHRSVSSRGGHRGRRVSNDAADCVLDLSVKPTAGSNHSNHHQSYFSGAATPDSLQSPLAVRVKVERGVASDEEEELGGGDYEMEHSGITKATIPSSNGGLTHHGVGGPLSAQRRLGLEAHLSALREASLASELERDEKPSANADDEDILGGDNERSQAETASIDSALLPYVSNMLSAQHTQIFMCPLCNKVFPSPHILQLHLSSHFREQEGIRSKPAGDVNVPTCTICSKTFSCMYTLKRHERTHSGEKPYTCTTCGKSFQYSHNLSRHAVVHTREKPHACKWCERRFTQSGDLYRHIRKFHCELVNSLSVKSEPLALPNVRDWAIEDSSQELWK; translated from the coding sequence ATGGAGTTCCCAGACCACAGCAGACATTTACTTCAGTGTCTGAGTGAGCAGCGGCACCAGGGCTTCTTGTGTGACTCTACGGTGCTTGTGGGCGATGCCCAGTTCCGGGCCCACCGTGCTGTGTTGGCCTCCTGCAGCATGTACTTTCACCTCTTCTACAAGGACCAGCTGGACAAGAGAGACGTGGTGCACCTCAACAGTGACATTGTCACCGCCCCAGCCTTTTCCCTGCTCCTGGAGTTCATGTACGAGGGCAAGCTGCAGTTCCAGGACCTCCCCGTAGAGGATGTGTTGGCCGCAGCCAGCTACCTGCACATGTATGACATTGTCAAGGTGTGTAAGAAACGTTTGAAGCAAAAGGCCACGCACGAGGCAGACAGCACGCGCAGAGAGGAGGACGGAGGGTCCAGCTGCTCCGATAAGGCCGACAGTCTATCGGACGGTTCTCCGGGCCGGCCGGCCACAGCCGACTTGCTGCACAGCGACGAAGATGAGGAGGCAAAGGCTGAGGGAGGACAGCTCTGGCTGAGGCTGCCATCTGCGGACAGACCAGGGACACCAGCCATGGCTACCTCCAGCCCAGGGCACGGCGATGCGGAGATACAGGGTGGGGAAAGGCTGAGTGAGGGAGGGAAGCTGCTCTCCCCGGCTGGCAGCCCCACCAGCTCCACCGGATCCCACTCGCAGAGGTCTCATCGTTCCGTAAGCTCACGTGGAGGACACCGGGGCAGGAGAGTGTCAAATGATGCAGCTGACTGCGTCCTGGATCTGTCAGTCAAGCCAACTGCAGGTAGCAACCACAGTAACCACCATCAGTCCTATTTCAGCGGGGCAGCTACACCAGACAGCCTACAAAGCCCATTGGCTGTGAGGGTAAAGGTGGAGAGGGGTGTGGCTtcggatgaagaagaggaacttGGAGGTGGGGACTATGAGATGGAGCACAGCGGCATCACCAAGGCAACGATCCCCAGCTCCAATGGGGGCCTGACCCACCACGGGGTCGGAGGGCCTCTGTCAGCCCAGAGAAGGCTCGGCCTCGAGGCGCACCTATCCGCTCTGCGAGAGGCTTCTCTAGCCTCCGAGCTGGAGCGGGATGAGAAGCCTTCAGCCAACGCAGACGATGAGGACATACTGGGGGGCGACAATGAGCGCTCACAGGCTGAGACGGCCAGCATAGATAGCGCCCTGCTGCCCTACGTCTCCAACATGCTGTCAGCTCAGCACACCCAGATCTTCATGTGCCCGCTGTGTAACAAGGTTTTCCCCTCTCCACACATCCTCCAGCTCCACCTCAGCTCCCACTTCAGGGAGCAGGAGGGCATCCGCTCCAAGCCCGCTGGAGACGTCAATGTGCCCACCTGCACCATCTGCAGCAAGACCTTCTCCTGCATGTACACGCTGAAGCGCCATGAGCGGACACACTCCGGTGAGAAACCCTACACCTGCACCACCTGTGGCAAGAGCTTCCAATACTCACACAACCTCAGTCGGCACGCAGTGGTACACACGCGTGAGAAGCCGCACGCTTGCAAGTGGTGCGAACGGCGTTTCACGCAGTCCGGGGACCTCTATCGACACATCCGCAAATTCCACTGCGAACTGGTCAACTCGCTGTCAGTGAAGAGCGAACCGCTGGCACTGCCCAATGTCAGGGATTGGGCTATCGAGGACAGCTCCCAGGAACTGTGGAAGTAG
- the zbtb18 gene encoding zinc finger and BTB domain-containing protein 18 isoform X1 — translation MHTAAAGYEDGRMEFPDHSRHLLQCLSEQRHQGFLCDSTVLVGDAQFRAHRAVLASCSMYFHLFYKDQLDKRDVVHLNSDIVTAPAFSLLLEFMYEGKLQFQDLPVEDVLAAASYLHMYDIVKVCKKRLKQKATHEADSTRREEDGGSSCSDKADSLSDGSPGRPATADLLHSDEDEEAKAEGGQLWLRLPSADRPGTPAMATSSPGHGDAEIQGGERLSEGGKLLSPAGSPTSSTGSHSQRSHRSVSSRGGHRGRRVSNDAADCVLDLSVKPTAGSNHSNHHQSYFSGAATPDSLQSPLAVRVKVERGVASDEEEELGGGDYEMEHSGITKATIPSSNGGLTHHGVGGPLSAQRRLGLEAHLSALREASLASELERDEKPSANADDEDILGGDNERSQAETASIDSALLPYVSNMLSAQHTQIFMCPLCNKVFPSPHILQLHLSSHFREQEGIRSKPAGDVNVPTCTICSKTFSCMYTLKRHERTHSGEKPYTCTTCGKSFQYSHNLSRHAVVHTREKPHACKWCERRFTQSGDLYRHIRKFHCELVNSLSVKSEPLALPNVRDWAIEDSSQELWK, via the coding sequence CAGGTTATGAGGACGGCAGGATGGAGTTCCCAGACCACAGCAGACATTTACTTCAGTGTCTGAGTGAGCAGCGGCACCAGGGCTTCTTGTGTGACTCTACGGTGCTTGTGGGCGATGCCCAGTTCCGGGCCCACCGTGCTGTGTTGGCCTCCTGCAGCATGTACTTTCACCTCTTCTACAAGGACCAGCTGGACAAGAGAGACGTGGTGCACCTCAACAGTGACATTGTCACCGCCCCAGCCTTTTCCCTGCTCCTGGAGTTCATGTACGAGGGCAAGCTGCAGTTCCAGGACCTCCCCGTAGAGGATGTGTTGGCCGCAGCCAGCTACCTGCACATGTATGACATTGTCAAGGTGTGTAAGAAACGTTTGAAGCAAAAGGCCACGCACGAGGCAGACAGCACGCGCAGAGAGGAGGACGGAGGGTCCAGCTGCTCCGATAAGGCCGACAGTCTATCGGACGGTTCTCCGGGCCGGCCGGCCACAGCCGACTTGCTGCACAGCGACGAAGATGAGGAGGCAAAGGCTGAGGGAGGACAGCTCTGGCTGAGGCTGCCATCTGCGGACAGACCAGGGACACCAGCCATGGCTACCTCCAGCCCAGGGCACGGCGATGCGGAGATACAGGGTGGGGAAAGGCTGAGTGAGGGAGGGAAGCTGCTCTCCCCGGCTGGCAGCCCCACCAGCTCCACCGGATCCCACTCGCAGAGGTCTCATCGTTCCGTAAGCTCACGTGGAGGACACCGGGGCAGGAGAGTGTCAAATGATGCAGCTGACTGCGTCCTGGATCTGTCAGTCAAGCCAACTGCAGGTAGCAACCACAGTAACCACCATCAGTCCTATTTCAGCGGGGCAGCTACACCAGACAGCCTACAAAGCCCATTGGCTGTGAGGGTAAAGGTGGAGAGGGGTGTGGCTtcggatgaagaagaggaacttGGAGGTGGGGACTATGAGATGGAGCACAGCGGCATCACCAAGGCAACGATCCCCAGCTCCAATGGGGGCCTGACCCACCACGGGGTCGGAGGGCCTCTGTCAGCCCAGAGAAGGCTCGGCCTCGAGGCGCACCTATCCGCTCTGCGAGAGGCTTCTCTAGCCTCCGAGCTGGAGCGGGATGAGAAGCCTTCAGCCAACGCAGACGATGAGGACATACTGGGGGGCGACAATGAGCGCTCACAGGCTGAGACGGCCAGCATAGATAGCGCCCTGCTGCCCTACGTCTCCAACATGCTGTCAGCTCAGCACACCCAGATCTTCATGTGCCCGCTGTGTAACAAGGTTTTCCCCTCTCCACACATCCTCCAGCTCCACCTCAGCTCCCACTTCAGGGAGCAGGAGGGCATCCGCTCCAAGCCCGCTGGAGACGTCAATGTGCCCACCTGCACCATCTGCAGCAAGACCTTCTCCTGCATGTACACGCTGAAGCGCCATGAGCGGACACACTCCGGTGAGAAACCCTACACCTGCACCACCTGTGGCAAGAGCTTCCAATACTCACACAACCTCAGTCGGCACGCAGTGGTACACACGCGTGAGAAGCCGCACGCTTGCAAGTGGTGCGAACGGCGTTTCACGCAGTCCGGGGACCTCTATCGACACATCCGCAAATTCCACTGCGAACTGGTCAACTCGCTGTCAGTGAAGAGCGAACCGCTGGCACTGCCCAATGTCAGGGATTGGGCTATCGAGGACAGCTCCCAGGAACTGTGGAAGTAG